The proteins below come from a single Streptomyces tubercidicus genomic window:
- the recQ gene encoding DNA helicase RecQ, translating to MALADVEVVVDMDVEGASDASEAVQVLRRVFGYDEFRGSQQEIIEHVIGGGDAVVLMPTGGGKSLCYQIPSLVRSGVGIVISPLIALMQDQVDALRALGVRAGFLNSTQDLEERRLVEAEFLAGELDLLYLAPERLRVEQTLNLLDRGKISLFAIDEAHCVAQWGHDFRPDYLALSMLHERWPEVPRIALTATATEATHTEITSRLRMADARHFVASFDRPNIQYRIASKSEPKKQLLELLRNEHAGDAGIVYCLSRASVEKTAQFLVENGIPAVPYHAGLDARMRAEHQARFLREDGLVVVATIAFGMGIDKPDVRFVAHLDLPKSVEGYYQETGRAGRDGQPSTAWLAYGLQDVVQQRKMIDGSEGDEAHRRRLSAHLDAMLALCETVQCRRVRLLAYFGQESSACGNCDTCLTPPQTWDGTVSAQKLLSTVVRLKRERGQKFGAGQIIDILMGKKTAKVIQFDHDGLSVFGVGDDLREAEWRGVVRQLLAQGLLAVEGDYGTLVLTEASGEVLGGRREVPMRREPEKAARPAKAKAKGKRAVPADLPEAALPVFEALRGWRGRTAKEQGVPAYVIFHDATLREIATLGPTTTAELGTVSGVGENKLAKYGQQILDVLAGRESQEDVLDAGAVGAGAGAGAGSGAGAAKVAGAADEPHLAPEPEDEELPEPPDDIDW from the coding sequence ATGGCTCTGGCGGACGTGGAAGTGGTCGTGGACATGGATGTGGAAGGCGCTTCGGACGCAAGCGAGGCGGTGCAGGTGCTGCGCCGGGTGTTCGGGTATGACGAGTTCCGCGGCAGTCAGCAGGAGATCATCGAGCACGTCATAGGGGGCGGGGACGCGGTCGTCCTGATGCCGACCGGTGGCGGCAAGTCGCTGTGTTATCAGATTCCGTCGCTGGTCAGAAGCGGTGTGGGGATTGTGATCTCACCGCTGATCGCGTTGATGCAGGACCAGGTCGACGCCTTGCGGGCGCTCGGTGTGCGGGCCGGGTTCCTGAATTCGACGCAGGATCTGGAGGAGCGTCGGCTCGTCGAGGCGGAGTTTCTGGCCGGAGAGCTGGATCTGCTGTATCTGGCGCCCGAGCGGCTGCGGGTGGAGCAGACGCTGAATCTGCTCGACCGCGGCAAGATCTCGCTCTTCGCGATCGACGAGGCACACTGTGTCGCCCAGTGGGGCCACGATTTCCGGCCGGACTATCTGGCTCTGTCGATGCTGCACGAGCGGTGGCCCGAGGTGCCGCGGATCGCGCTGACCGCCACGGCGACCGAGGCCACGCACACCGAGATCACCTCACGGCTGCGGATGGCGGACGCCCGGCATTTCGTGGCGAGCTTCGACCGGCCGAACATCCAGTACCGCATCGCCTCGAAGAGCGAGCCGAAGAAGCAGCTGCTGGAGCTGCTGCGGAACGAGCATGCCGGGGACGCGGGGATCGTCTACTGCCTGTCGCGGGCATCGGTGGAGAAGACCGCGCAGTTCCTGGTGGAGAACGGCATCCCGGCGGTGCCGTACCACGCGGGGCTGGACGCGCGGATGCGCGCAGAGCACCAGGCCCGCTTCCTGCGTGAGGACGGGCTCGTCGTGGTCGCCACGATCGCGTTCGGGATGGGCATCGACAAGCCGGATGTCCGGTTCGTGGCCCATCTGGATCTGCCGAAGTCCGTGGAGGGCTACTACCAGGAGACGGGGCGCGCCGGGCGGGACGGGCAGCCGTCGACGGCCTGGCTCGCGTACGGGCTGCAGGATGTGGTGCAGCAGCGGAAGATGATCGACGGGTCGGAGGGCGACGAGGCCCATCGGCGGCGGCTGTCGGCCCATCTCGACGCGATGCTGGCGCTGTGCGAGACCGTGCAGTGCCGGCGGGTGCGGCTGCTGGCCTACTTCGGGCAGGAGAGCAGCGCATGCGGCAACTGCGATACGTGCCTGACCCCGCCGCAGACCTGGGACGGCACGGTGTCCGCGCAGAAGCTGCTGTCCACGGTCGTACGGCTGAAGCGGGAGCGCGGGCAGAAGTTCGGCGCGGGCCAGATCATCGACATCCTGATGGGGAAGAAGACCGCCAAGGTCATCCAGTTCGATCACGACGGGCTGAGCGTCTTCGGAGTGGGGGACGACCTCCGGGAAGCCGAATGGCGGGGCGTCGTACGGCAGTTGCTGGCGCAGGGGCTGCTGGCCGTCGAGGGTGATTACGGCACGCTGGTGCTCACCGAAGCGAGCGGTGAGGTGCTGGGCGGCCGGCGCGAGGTGCCGATGCGGCGGGAGCCGGAGAAGGCGGCACGGCCGGCCAAGGCGAAGGCGAAGGGCAAGCGCGCGGTCCCGGCGGACCTGCCGGAAGCTGCACTGCCGGTCTTCGAGGCGCTGCGCGGCTGGCGGGGCCGTACGGCCAAGGAGCAGGGCGTGCCCGCGTATGTGATCTTCCACGATGCGACGCTGCGGGAGATCGCCACGCTCGGGCCGACGACGACGGCCGAACTGGGCACGGTCAGCGGAGTCGGCGAGAACAAGCTCGCCAAGTACGGCCAGCAGATCCTGGATGTGCTGGCCGGGCGGGAGAGTCAGGAGGATGTGCTGGATGCGGGGGCTGTCGGCGCCGGAGCGGGCGCCGGGGCCGGATCCGGCGCCGGAGCCGCGAAGGTGGCTGGGGCTGCCGACGAGCCTCACCTCGCTCCGGAGCCCGAAGACGAGGAACTGCCGGAGCCGCCGGATGACATCGATTGGTGA
- a CDS encoding sensor histidine kinase, which translates to MRRRNLPPTPTPTPTPTPTPALAPPPPRPAPHLAPATAATTACTALTALAVTLAVTLTLALALAYGTWAAIPYGAVPALASAALLLWTVACWPRSRARLARPLAIAGGLSLATTVVSHPPSTSWGSVWRLAEMAVLLMLLAVVARWAPLRQALIAGAVAGMAVATWTLPLIPSPSLLSLAGAAAFWTLPVLGAAVVGGYPRLVENRRYRLVIETRRSQQLELARDLHDFVAHDISGIVAQAQAARFVAASDPGQALPALERIERAGLNALESMDRTVRMLHEANGNDITSPHTPEPSTALVPQGAPTPKGLPPEPSPHPEPPPGVDQLPTLIERFTSAGAAEARLTMPPTTSQTLSRETSSTAYRLVVEALTNVRRHAPGATRVEVALTPVTTRSLATAPAPALKIQILNDSGTTPATAPATTPTTTPATTLRPRRIRDGHGGRGLKALRERVQATGGGTLSYGPYEGGWQVLAVLPQTHPHPQETHPHPQEKT; encoded by the coding sequence ATGAGGCGCCGCAACCTACCCCCGACCCCGACCCCGACCCCGACCCCGACCCCGACCCCGGCCCTGGCCCCGCCTCCGCCCCGGCCCGCACCCCATCTCGCGCCCGCCACCGCCGCCACAACGGCCTGCACAGCCCTGACCGCCCTCGCCGTCACCCTCGCCGTCACCCTCACCCTCGCCCTCGCCCTCGCGTACGGCACCTGGGCGGCGATCCCCTACGGAGCCGTCCCGGCCCTCGCATCCGCCGCCCTGCTCCTCTGGACCGTCGCTTGCTGGCCGCGCTCGCGTGCCCGCCTCGCCCGCCCGCTGGCAATCGCCGGCGGCCTCTCACTGGCGACCACGGTGGTCTCGCATCCCCCGTCGACGTCCTGGGGGTCCGTATGGCGGCTGGCCGAGATGGCGGTGCTGCTGATGCTCCTTGCCGTAGTGGCCCGTTGGGCGCCGCTCCGGCAGGCGTTGATCGCGGGTGCGGTGGCAGGCATGGCGGTCGCGACGTGGACACTGCCGCTGATCCCGTCGCCGTCCCTGCTCTCACTGGCCGGAGCCGCCGCCTTCTGGACGCTGCCGGTCCTGGGCGCCGCTGTCGTCGGCGGCTACCCACGGCTGGTGGAAAACCGGCGGTACCGACTGGTCATCGAAACCCGACGCTCCCAGCAGCTCGAACTCGCCCGGGATCTACACGACTTCGTCGCACACGACATCAGCGGAATCGTCGCCCAGGCGCAGGCCGCCCGCTTCGTCGCCGCGTCCGACCCGGGCCAGGCCCTGCCCGCCCTGGAACGCATCGAACGAGCCGGTCTGAACGCCTTGGAGTCCATGGACCGCACGGTCCGGATGCTCCACGAGGCAAACGGCAACGACATCACCAGCCCGCATACCCCGGAACCATCAACTGCCCTCGTACCTCAGGGAGCACCGACACCAAAGGGCCTACCCCCGGAGCCCAGCCCCCACCCCGAGCCCCCACCAGGAGTAGACCAACTCCCCACCCTCATCGAGCGCTTCACCTCCGCAGGAGCCGCCGAAGCCCGGCTCACCATGCCGCCCACCACGTCCCAAACCCTCTCCCGCGAAACCAGCTCCACGGCCTACCGGCTGGTCGTAGAAGCCCTCACCAACGTCCGCCGCCACGCCCCCGGAGCCACCCGCGTCGAAGTGGCCCTTACCCCCGTCACCACCCGCAGCCTCGCCACCGCCCCCGCACCCGCCCTAAAAATCCAGATCCTCAACGACTCCGGAACCACGCCCGCCACCGCACCCGCCACCACTCCCACCACCACGCCCGCCACCACCCTCCGCCCCCGACGGATCCGCGACGGCCACGGCGGACGCGGCCTGAAAGCCCTGCGCGAACGCGTACAGGCAACCGGCGGCGGAACCCTCTCCTACGGCCCATACGAAGGCGGTTGGCAAGTACTGGCCGTACTCCCGCAGACCCACCCCCACCCCCAGGAGACCCACCCTCACCCCCAGGAGAAGACATGA